Proteins encoded in a region of the Mesoflavibacter profundi genome:
- a CDS encoding cryptochrome/photolyase family protein — protein sequence MKTLRLILGDQLNSKHSWYKTNDKNVVYCLFEMRQETDYVTHHIQKIIGFFAAMRAFSSHLKANNFKVDYYKLDDKDNTQDLVENLKQLIKKHEIEKFQYQLPDEYRVDQQLSEFCESLDIESEAFSTEHFYTERNDLKDFFKGKKQYLMENFYRDMRKKHDILMAGKQPEGGKWNYDKSNRNKWKGEHQIPTYKYFKNDVSDIVELLENSDIKTIGKFDTKTFSYPITRAQALDQLKYFCEELLIHFGDYQDAMHTDEVYLFHSRLSFAMNIKLISAKNIVDTVLNYWRKHGDNIDISQVEGFIRQIIGWREYMRGMYWALMPDYKTENHLENTNKLPEFYWTGNTKMNCLKNTITNSLDNGYAHHIQRLMVTGNFALLAQINPDDVDAWYLGIYVDALEWVQLPNTRGMSQFADGGKIATKPYVSSGSYINKMSNYCDNCYYDKKEKLGEKACPFNSLYWNFLDDKRSILGNNRRMGMMYSLLDKMDKHQLVNIKKRAQSIIENPDNF from the coding sequence ATGAAAACACTTAGACTTATACTTGGCGATCAATTAAACAGCAAACACAGTTGGTATAAAACCAATGATAAAAATGTAGTGTATTGTCTATTTGAAATGCGCCAAGAAACCGATTATGTAACGCATCATATTCAAAAAATAATTGGCTTTTTTGCTGCAATGCGTGCGTTTTCAAGTCACCTTAAAGCGAATAATTTTAAAGTTGACTATTACAAACTAGACGATAAAGACAATACGCAAGATTTAGTAGAAAATTTAAAACAACTCATCAAAAAACACGAGATTGAAAAATTTCAATACCAATTACCAGATGAGTATCGTGTAGACCAACAATTATCAGAATTTTGCGAATCTTTAGATATTGAATCTGAAGCGTTTTCAACAGAACATTTTTACACCGAACGCAATGATTTAAAAGACTTTTTTAAAGGTAAAAAGCAATATTTAATGGAGAATTTTTACCGTGATATGCGTAAAAAGCACGACATTTTAATGGCTGGAAAACAACCTGAAGGCGGTAAATGGAACTACGACAAAAGCAATCGCAATAAATGGAAAGGCGAACATCAAATTCCGACTTATAAATATTTTAAAAATGATGTTTCAGATATTGTTGAATTACTTGAAAACAGCGATATCAAAACCATAGGTAAGTTTGATACTAAAACGTTTAGTTATCCAATAACTAGAGCACAAGCGCTTGATCAACTTAAATATTTCTGTGAGGAATTGCTCATTCATTTTGGCGATTATCAAGATGCTATGCACACGGACGAAGTCTATTTATTCCATTCGCGACTATCGTTTGCGATGAATATCAAGCTTATTTCAGCAAAAAATATCGTGGATACTGTTTTAAATTATTGGCGCAAACATGGTGACAATATTGATATTTCTCAAGTTGAAGGTTTTATTCGTCAAATCATTGGTTGGCGCGAGTATATGCGCGGTATGTATTGGGCTTTAATGCCAGATTACAAAACCGAAAATCATTTAGAAAACACCAATAAACTTCCGGAGTTTTATTGGACAGGAAACACCAAAATGAATTGCCTAAAAAATACCATAACCAACAGTCTTGATAATGGTTACGCGCATCACATACAGCGTTTAATGGTGACTGGTAATTTTGCGTTGCTCGCACAAATAAATCCTGACGATGTTGATGCATGGTATTTGGGTATTTATGTTGATGCTTTAGAATGGGTACAATTACCCAATACGCGTGGCATGAGCCAATTTGCAGATGGCGGAAAAATTGCTACAAAACCGTATGTTTCCAGCGGAAGTTACATCAACAAAATGAGTAATTATTGTGACAATTGCTATTACGATAAAAAGGAAAAATTAGGCGAAAAAGCGTGTCCGTTTAACAGCTTATACTGGAACTTTTTAGATGATAAACGCAGCATTTTAGGCAATAACCGTCGTATGGGAATGATGTACAGTTTACTAGACAAAATGGATAAACACCAACTTGTAAATATTAAAAAACGTGCACAAAGTATTATTGAAAACCCAGATAATTTTTAA
- a CDS encoding flavin reductase family protein, with amino-acid sequence MKHFSKKHIDEMHHLYRINLINSVSGFKSANLIGTKSKDNIENVAVFSSVTHVGSNPPLLGFFCRPTTVLRNTYENIKATGVYTINHIHKSIIEDAHHTSAKYDANISEFEVTNLNSEYKNECFAPFVKDAPVQLQMKFIQEYFIKENDTILVLGEIENLFINDNLLENDGFVNLSKAKVATINGLDTYAIPTLEKRLEYQRPKTAVGNQ; translated from the coding sequence ATGAAGCATTTCAGTAAAAAACACATAGACGAAATGCATCATCTGTATCGCATAAACCTTATCAATAGCGTTTCTGGATTTAAAAGTGCTAATTTAATTGGTACAAAATCTAAAGATAATATCGAGAACGTTGCAGTGTTTAGTTCGGTAACGCACGTTGGTAGCAATCCGCCACTTTTAGGCTTTTTTTGCAGACCAACAACCGTTTTACGCAACACTTACGAAAACATAAAAGCAACTGGCGTTTACACGATTAATCACATTCATAAATCAATAATTGAAGATGCGCATCATACTTCGGCTAAATACGATGCAAATATTTCAGAATTTGAAGTGACCAATCTCAATTCAGAATATAAAAATGAATGTTTTGCACCTTTTGTAAAAGACGCACCTGTTCAACTTCAAATGAAATTTATACAAGAATATTTCATTAAAGAAAACGACACGATTCTTGTTTTAGGTGAAATTGAAAACCTGTTTATCAACGATAATTTATTAGAAAATGATGGCTTTGTAAACCTTTCTAAAGCTAAGGTTGCAACCATAAATGGATTAGATACTTACGCTATTCCAACTCTAGAAAAACGATTAGAATACCAAAGACCTAAAACAGCAGTTGGCAACCAATAA
- a CDS encoding DASH family cryptochrome, whose translation MQKKQNTSLVWFRNDLRIHDNSSLANAIKSNNRVIALYCFDPRQFEVDQLGFKKTEKYRAKFLIDTVTDLKSNLAQLNIPLFVYTIKPENCIPDLVENYKVNHIFLQEEWTQEEVNVFSKVKENLPEHIQISTNYNQFLYHPEDIPFSIEQLPKVFTEFRKACEKRSEIRQETSSSTEKVNKESIENLTSIPSLSDLGFDDFEVHPNSAFSFKGGETEALKRLEDYFFNTKKLGVYKKTRNGLIGKDFSSKFSPWLANGSISAKHIYYQVKQFEKTHFKNDSTYWLIFELIWRDYFKYVSLKFGNQIFKIDGILNKDYQWSKNQQKINDWINGKTPEPFVNANMIELKKTGWMSNRGRQNVASYFAKSMELDWRIGAAYFESLLLDYDVHSNYGNWMYVAGVGNDPRDRKFNVKLQANRYDSNCKYQRLWLQDTLF comes from the coding sequence ATGCAGAAAAAACAAAACACAAGCCTAGTTTGGTTTAGAAACGATTTAAGAATTCACGATAATTCGTCATTAGCTAACGCTATTAAAAGTAATAATCGTGTCATCGCTTTATATTGCTTTGATCCAAGACAATTTGAAGTTGATCAGTTAGGCTTTAAAAAAACCGAAAAATACAGAGCTAAATTTTTAATTGATACTGTAACCGATTTAAAAAGTAATCTAGCTCAACTTAATATTCCATTATTCGTTTATACCATAAAACCTGAAAATTGTATTCCAGATTTGGTAGAAAACTATAAAGTCAACCATATTTTTTTACAAGAAGAATGGACGCAAGAAGAAGTTAATGTGTTTAGTAAGGTGAAAGAAAATTTGCCTGAACACATTCAGATTTCAACAAACTACAATCAGTTTTTATATCATCCAGAAGATATTCCTTTCAGTATAGAACAACTACCTAAAGTATTCACCGAATTTAGAAAAGCTTGTGAAAAAAGAAGTGAAATTAGACAAGAAACTTCTTCATCAACAGAAAAAGTAAATAAAGAAAGTATAGAAAACCTAACTTCAATTCCATCACTTTCTGATTTAGGTTTTGATGATTTTGAAGTGCACCCAAATTCTGCGTTTTCTTTTAAAGGTGGAGAAACTGAAGCATTGAAACGTTTAGAAGATTATTTTTTCAACACTAAAAAATTAGGCGTTTATAAAAAGACTCGTAACGGATTGATTGGTAAAGATTTTAGCTCAAAATTTTCTCCTTGGTTAGCTAACGGAAGCATTTCTGCTAAACATATTTATTATCAAGTCAAACAGTTCGAGAAAACACATTTTAAAAACGATTCTACCTATTGGCTTATTTTCGAACTTATTTGGCGCGACTATTTTAAATATGTTTCTTTAAAATTTGGCAATCAAATCTTTAAAATCGACGGAATTTTAAACAAAGATTACCAATGGTCTAAAAATCAGCAAAAAATTAACGACTGGATAAACGGTAAAACACCTGAACCTTTTGTAAATGCGAATATGATCGAACTTAAAAAAACTGGTTGGATGAGTAATCGTGGTAGACAAAATGTAGCGAGTTATTTTGCAAAATCCATGGAATTAGATTGGCGCATAGGTGCAGCGTATTTTGAGAGTTTACTTCTTGATTACGATGTGCACAGCAATTATGGTAATTGGATGTATGTTGCTGGCGTTGGTAACGATCCAAGGGACCGAAAGTTTAACGTCAAACTTCAAGCCAATCGCTACGATAGTAACTGTAAATACCAGCGTTTGTGGTTGCAAGACACTTTATTTTAA
- a CDS encoding SDR family oxidoreductase, translated as MRVLVTGATGYIGKRIIPLLLEQGHTVVCAVRGKLRTEKKYSDEKNLHVIEADFLKPDTLKNIPKDIDAAYYLIHSMSNSVDKFHKLEEECAVNFKNYIETTNVKQVIYLSGITNDTKLSKHLLSRKNVEDTLKSNIYALTVFKAGIIVGSGSASFEIIRDLVEKLPVMIAPKWLNTKTQPIGIRDVLAFLTKGLGKEELYNTSHDIFGPEILTYKDMLLQFGQVRNLKRYIITVPVMTPKLSSYWLYFVTSTSYKLASSLVNSMGIEIIGKQSNINTFLDIKPISYKEAVKHAFVKIEGNEIISSWKDAFISSRNKKRVSTKYLKVPKFGCFKDIKERQVRDENRTLEKIWAIGGENGWYYGTTLWKIRGYLDKLVGGIGLRRGRTNQTEINTGDALDFWRVLLADKDQKRLILFAEMKLPGEAWLEFQVAKGKVYQRATFRPKGLAGRLYWYSVLPFHGFIFNGMINKLANA; from the coding sequence ATGAGAGTATTAGTAACAGGAGCAACAGGTTACATCGGTAAGCGCATAATCCCGTTACTGTTAGAGCAAGGTCATACCGTTGTTTGCGCTGTACGCGGAAAATTACGAACTGAAAAAAAATACTCTGACGAGAAAAACCTTCATGTTATCGAAGCCGACTTTTTAAAACCAGATACTTTAAAAAATATACCTAAGGACATAGATGCAGCGTATTATTTGATACATTCTATGTCAAATTCGGTAGACAAATTTCATAAATTAGAAGAAGAATGTGCAGTTAATTTCAAAAATTATATCGAAACGACTAACGTAAAACAAGTCATTTACCTTAGCGGAATCACCAACGATACTAAACTCTCAAAACATTTATTATCCAGAAAAAACGTAGAGGACACTTTAAAATCTAACATTTATGCATTAACCGTTTTTAAGGCAGGAATTATTGTTGGATCTGGTAGCGCAAGTTTCGAAATTATTAGAGATTTAGTCGAAAAACTTCCTGTAATGATTGCGCCAAAATGGTTAAATACCAAAACGCAACCTATTGGCATTAGAGACGTTTTAGCGTTTTTAACCAAAGGACTTGGTAAAGAAGAATTGTACAACACATCTCACGACATTTTTGGGCCAGAAATTTTAACTTACAAAGACATGCTTTTGCAATTTGGACAGGTTAGAAATTTAAAACGATACATTATTACAGTTCCAGTAATGACGCCAAAACTTTCTAGTTATTGGTTGTATTTTGTAACATCTACGTCGTATAAATTAGCGTCTTCTCTAGTAAATAGTATGGGAATAGAAATTATTGGTAAACAAAGTAATATCAATACTTTTTTAGATATCAAACCTATTTCTTACAAAGAAGCGGTAAAACATGCGTTTGTGAAAATTGAAGGAAATGAAATTATTTCCAGTTGGAAAGACGCCTTTATAAGTAGCCGAAACAAAAAAAGAGTTTCAACCAAATACCTTAAAGTTCCAAAATTTGGATGCTTTAAAGACATAAAAGAAAGACAGGTAAGAGATGAAAACCGAACGCTTGAAAAAATTTGGGCAATTGGTGGTGAAAATGGATGGTATTACGGTACAACGTTGTGGAAAATCAGAGGTTATTTAGACAAATTAGTTGGTGGCATTGGCTTACGTCGTGGTCGTACCAATCAAACCGAAATTAATACAGGCGACGCTTTAGATTTTTGGCGTGTATTGTTAGCCGATAAAGATCAAAAACGCCTTATCCTTTTTGCCGAAATGAAACTACCAGGAGAAGCTTGGTTAGAGTTTCAAGTTGCAAAAGGTAAAGTTTACCAACGTGCTACTTTTAGACCAAAAGGTCTTGCTGGACGATTGTATTGGTATAGCGTTTTACCATTTCATGGATTTATTTTTAACGGAATGATAAACAAATTAGCCAATGCCTAA
- a CDS encoding ABC1 kinase family protein, which translates to MKTIDKIPVSKISRATKLVSTGAKVGVNYLKYYGDKITKSEAEAKENLNKNNAEDIYDSLKQLKGSALKVAQMLSMEKSILPQAYVEKFSLAQFSVPPLSAPLVKKTFKKYFGELPNQIFDTFNLNSVNAASIGQVHLAEKDGKKLAVKIQYPGVAESISSDLALVKPIAIKMFNIKGKDSDKYFKEVENKLVEETNYILEVKQSKEIVNACKHIPNLKFPEYYEDLSSERIITMDWMEGEHLSEFTAHNTNQEVANKIGQALWDFYMYQMHVLKKVHADPHPGNFLVSKNGELIALDFGCMKTVPEDFYVPYFELAQKESLEDQSIFTEKMFQLEILRKDDSKEELEFFSAMFHELLSLFTKPFHVDTFDFSDAEFFNAISEMGQRYSKSTELRKMNGNRGSKHFIYINRTFFGLYNLMFDLKAKDIKINNFQNLK; encoded by the coding sequence AGTATCTACTGGAGCTAAAGTTGGTGTTAATTATTTAAAATACTACGGTGACAAAATCACTAAAAGCGAAGCAGAAGCTAAAGAAAATTTAAATAAAAATAATGCCGAAGATATTTACGATAGCCTAAAACAATTAAAAGGAAGTGCTTTAAAAGTGGCTCAAATGCTTAGTATGGAAAAAAGCATCTTACCACAAGCCTATGTAGAAAAATTCTCATTAGCGCAATTTTCTGTGCCGCCATTATCCGCGCCTTTAGTAAAAAAAACGTTTAAAAAATATTTTGGTGAACTACCAAACCAAATCTTTGACACCTTCAATCTTAATTCGGTTAATGCAGCCAGTATTGGACAAGTACATTTAGCCGAAAAGGATGGGAAAAAACTTGCTGTGAAAATTCAATATCCTGGTGTTGCCGAAAGTATTTCTAGCGATTTGGCTTTAGTAAAACCTATTGCTATTAAAATGTTTAATATTAAAGGCAAAGACAGCGATAAGTATTTTAAAGAAGTAGAAAATAAATTAGTAGAAGAAACTAACTACATACTAGAAGTTAAGCAAAGTAAAGAAATTGTAAATGCATGTAAACACATTCCTAACCTTAAATTTCCTGAGTATTACGAAGATTTGTCTTCTGAGCGTATCATTACTATGGATTGGATGGAAGGCGAACACCTTTCTGAATTTACTGCACACAATACCAATCAAGAAGTAGCAAATAAAATTGGTCAAGCGCTTTGGGATTTTTATATGTACCAAATGCATGTGCTTAAAAAAGTACACGCAGATCCGCATCCCGGAAACTTTTTAGTGTCTAAAAATGGCGAACTTATTGCATTGGATTTTGGCTGCATGAAAACAGTTCCTGAGGATTTTTACGTTCCGTATTTTGAGTTAGCTCAAAAAGAAAGTCTTGAAGACCAATCTATTTTTACAGAAAAAATGTTTCAATTAGAAATACTTCGTAAAGATGATAGTAAAGAAGAATTAGAGTTCTTTTCGGCGATGTTTCATGAACTGTTAAGTCTATTCACCAAACCTTTTCATGTCGATACATTTGATTTTTCGGACGCCGAATTTTTCAATGCTATTTCAGAAATGGGACAACGCTACAGTAAAAGCACAGAACTAAGAAAAATGAACGGTAATCGCGGATCTAAGCATTTTATTTACATTAACCGTACGTTTTTTGGATTGTACAATTTAATGTTCGACTTAAAAGCTAAAGACATCAAAATCAATAACTTTCAAAATTTAAAATAA
- a CDS encoding DUF2256 domain-containing protein: MAKQHLPTKTCPVCQLPFTWRKKWEKNWNNVKYCSEKCRKNKTQA, translated from the coding sequence ATAGCTAAACAACATTTACCAACAAAAACTTGTCCCGTTTGCCAACTACCTTTTACATGGCGAAAAAAATGGGAGAAAAATTGGAACAACGTAAAATATTGTAGCGAAAAATGCAGAAAAAACAAAACACAAGCCTAG